The proteins below come from a single Bacteroidales bacterium WCE2004 genomic window:
- a CDS encoding excinuclease ABC subunit A encodes MKASKIEIRGARAHNLKNVDVDLPRRKFIVITGISGSGKSSLAFDTLYAEGQRRYMNTLSPYAKHFMGILEKPEVESIDGLSPIIAIEQKTTGSNPRSTVGTITEISDFLRLLYARASTAYSPVTGREMVRYTDAQIVDLILQEFNGRKCLLLAPLVRGRKGHYRELFESLRKKGYLQARIDGEICNLNEVEAVDRYKGHFIELVVDKLKPGEGDEARIRASVSSALGLGKGSLAVLDYESGALHHYSKHLVDPENGISLQEPAPHTFSFNSPEGYCPHCKGLGTVPDVSMDTIIPDPRKSIADGGIAPLGRIRDGRKFEVVRAMARKHNFSLYEPIAALPDEAVTLLVYGSDEFYRVGDGAQTEMVNWEGVTSDVEDKVVCPVCHGTRLGPHIRCFRIDGKDIAEVSAMEISELSAWLRALPARLDKRAGTIARDILKELTDRVQFLLDVGLDYLSLDRPTASLSGGEGQRIRLATQIGSKLVNVIYILDEPSIGLHQRDNRKLLASLKKLRDEGNTVIVVEHDEETMRAADWIVDVGPGAGEHGGRICYSGPAREVVNPIAVPSGRRRGNGLTLTLRGARGNNLKDVTVDFPLGMLIGISGVSGSGKSTLINETLMPILKGKFYHFKEKPLPYAGIEGLENIDKVIEIDQSPIGRTPRSNPATFTGVFNDIRALFEETPDAKVRGFKAGRFSFNVPGGRCEECKGAGIKVIEMNFLPSVNVCCDACGGKRYKEDTLAVKYRGKSISDVLEMPISEAYEFFQAHPKIAPKLKALVDVGLGYVHLGQSAVTLSGGESQRMKLAAELARKATGSTLYMLDEPTTGLHFEDIKVLMGVLQRLVDQGNTVIVIEHNLDVLKSVDYLIDMGPDGGAAGGRIVATGTPEQIAADQASVTGPYLRDLL; translated from the coding sequence ATGAAAGCGAGCAAGATCGAAATCCGCGGCGCACGCGCCCACAACCTGAAGAATGTCGACGTGGACCTTCCGCGCCGTAAGTTCATCGTAATCACGGGCATCAGCGGCAGCGGCAAGTCTTCGCTGGCTTTCGACACCCTCTACGCTGAGGGCCAGCGGCGCTACATGAACACGCTTTCTCCCTATGCCAAGCATTTCATGGGCATCCTGGAGAAGCCGGAGGTGGAGAGCATCGACGGGCTCAGCCCGATCATCGCCATCGAGCAGAAGACCACGGGCAGCAACCCCCGCTCCACGGTCGGCACGATCACGGAGATCTCCGACTTCCTGCGCCTGCTCTACGCGCGCGCATCGACCGCCTATTCGCCCGTCACGGGCCGGGAGATGGTGCGCTATACCGACGCGCAGATCGTGGACCTGATCCTGCAGGAGTTCAACGGCCGCAAGTGCCTGCTGCTCGCTCCGCTCGTGCGCGGCCGCAAGGGCCACTACCGCGAGCTGTTCGAATCGCTCCGCAAGAAGGGCTACCTGCAGGCGCGCATCGACGGCGAGATCTGCAACCTCAATGAAGTGGAGGCCGTGGACCGCTACAAGGGGCATTTCATCGAGCTGGTCGTGGACAAGCTCAAGCCCGGAGAGGGCGACGAGGCGCGCATCCGCGCGTCCGTGTCGTCCGCGCTCGGGCTGGGCAAGGGTTCCCTCGCGGTGCTCGACTACGAGAGCGGCGCCCTGCACCATTATTCCAAGCACCTGGTGGACCCGGAGAACGGCATTTCCCTCCAGGAGCCGGCCCCGCACACCTTCTCCTTCAATTCGCCGGAAGGCTACTGCCCGCACTGCAAGGGCCTCGGCACGGTCCCGGACGTGAGCATGGACACGATCATCCCGGATCCGCGCAAGTCCATCGCCGACGGCGGCATCGCCCCGCTGGGTCGCATCCGCGACGGGCGCAAGTTCGAAGTGGTCCGCGCCATGGCGCGCAAACATAATTTCTCGCTCTACGAGCCCATCGCCGCGCTGCCCGACGAGGCCGTGACGCTGCTGGTCTACGGCTCCGACGAATTCTACCGCGTCGGGGACGGCGCGCAGACGGAGATGGTCAACTGGGAGGGTGTCACGAGCGACGTCGAAGACAAGGTCGTCTGCCCGGTCTGCCATGGCACGCGCCTCGGCCCGCACATCCGCTGCTTCCGCATCGACGGCAAGGACATCGCGGAGGTGAGCGCGATGGAGATCAGCGAACTGTCCGCGTGGCTGCGCGCCCTGCCCGCCAGGCTGGACAAGCGGGCGGGCACCATCGCGCGCGACATCCTCAAGGAGCTCACCGACCGCGTCCAGTTCCTGCTGGACGTGGGCCTGGACTACCTCAGCCTCGACCGCCCGACGGCTTCGCTCTCCGGCGGCGAGGGCCAGCGCATCCGCCTGGCCACGCAGATCGGCTCCAAGCTGGTCAACGTCATCTACATCCTGGACGAGCCGAGCATCGGCCTGCACCAGCGCGACAACCGCAAGCTGCTCGCTTCGCTGAAGAAGCTGCGCGACGAGGGTAATACCGTCATCGTCGTGGAGCACGACGAAGAGACGATGCGCGCGGCCGACTGGATCGTGGACGTGGGCCCGGGCGCCGGCGAACACGGCGGCCGCATCTGCTACAGCGGCCCCGCCCGCGAGGTCGTCAACCCGATCGCGGTCCCGTCCGGCCGCCGCCGCGGCAACGGCCTCACCCTGACCCTGCGCGGTGCGCGCGGCAACAACCTCAAAGACGTGACGGTGGACTTCCCGCTCGGGATGCTGATCGGCATCAGCGGCGTGAGCGGCTCGGGTAAGTCCACGCTCATCAACGAGACCCTGATGCCCATCCTCAAGGGCAAGTTCTACCACTTCAAGGAGAAGCCGCTGCCGTATGCGGGCATCGAAGGGCTCGAGAATATCGACAAGGTCATCGAGATCGACCAGAGCCCGATCGGCCGCACGCCGCGGTCCAATCCGGCCACCTTCACCGGCGTGTTCAACGACATCCGGGCCCTGTTCGAGGAGACGCCCGACGCCAAGGTCCGCGGCTTCAAGGCGGGCCGCTTCTCGTTCAACGTCCCCGGCGGCCGCTGCGAAGAGTGCAAGGGCGCCGGCATCAAGGTGATCGAGATGAACTTCCTCCCGTCGGTCAATGTCTGCTGCGACGCCTGCGGCGGCAAGCGCTACAAGGAGGACACCCTCGCGGTGAAATACCGCGGCAAGAGCATCAGCGACGTGCTGGAGATGCCCATCTCCGAGGCCTACGAGTTCTTCCAGGCGCATCCCAAGATCGCCCCGAAACTCAAGGCGCTCGTGGACGTGGGCCTGGGCTACGTCCATCTCGGCCAGTCCGCCGTGACCCTGTCGGGCGGCGAGAGCCAGCGGATGAAGCTGGCCGCCGAGCTGGCCCGCAAGGCCACCGGCAGCACGCTCTACATGCTTGACGAGCCCACCACGGGCCTGCATTTCGAAGACATCAAAGTGCTGATGGGCGTGTTGCAGCGCCTGGTGGACCAGGGCAACACGGTCATCGTGATCGAACACAACCTCGACGTACTCAAGTCCGTCGACTATCTGATAGACATGGGTCCTGACGGCGGCGCCGCCGGCGGCAGGATCGTAGCAACGGGGACGCCCGAGCAGATCGCCGCCGATCAGGCCTCTGTCACCGGCCCCTATTTAAGAGACCTTTTATGA
- a CDS encoding Glyoxylase, beta-lactamase superfamily II: MLNIRTFTFNLLQERTYVAWQGEGSCVVVDPGCYGPAELQALEDLLAQERLTPAAILLTHGHFDHIFGVKALQDRFGGIPVYMHPADEAVFGYGAEMAAGLGLAPAATDFLRTPVRDGQVLEAAGIRFEVIATPGHTPGGVCYLVREADILFTGDTLFAGSIGRTDFPGGEYDDLIRSIMERVILLDPEIRILPGHGPTSTIGQERTGNPFLEPFNEPEEEPDPDLEPVVISRE; the protein is encoded by the coding sequence ATGCTCAATATCCGCACCTTCACCTTCAACCTCCTCCAGGAGCGCACGTACGTGGCCTGGCAGGGAGAAGGCTCCTGCGTGGTCGTGGATCCCGGCTGCTACGGACCCGCCGAACTGCAGGCGCTGGAGGACCTGCTCGCGCAGGAAAGGCTGACCCCCGCCGCCATCCTGCTCACGCACGGCCATTTCGACCACATCTTCGGCGTCAAGGCCCTGCAGGACCGCTTCGGCGGCATCCCGGTCTACATGCATCCCGCCGACGAAGCGGTGTTCGGATACGGCGCGGAGATGGCCGCCGGCCTGGGGCTCGCCCCCGCCGCGACGGACTTCCTCCGGACCCCCGTCCGGGACGGGCAGGTCCTCGAGGCCGCGGGCATCCGTTTCGAAGTCATCGCCACGCCGGGGCACACGCCCGGCGGCGTCTGCTACCTCGTCCGCGAGGCGGACATCCTGTTCACAGGAGACACGCTGTTCGCCGGCTCCATCGGCCGCACGGATTTCCCCGGCGGGGAATACGACGACCTGATCCGCTCCATCATGGAGCGCGTGATCCTGCTCGACCCGGAGATCCGCATCCTGCCCGGCCACGGCCCCACCTCCACCATCGGCCAGGAGCGCACGGGCAATCCCTTCCTCGAGCCCTTCAACGAGCCCGAAGAGGAGCCGGACCCCGACCTGGAGCCCGTCGTCATCAGCCGGGAATAG
- a CDS encoding MFS transporter, FHS family, L-fucose permease, producing the protein MEKKKINIVAVVTMCFIFAMISFVTNMAAPFGNIWQVKYEWAGMMGNMMNFLAYLFMGIPAGKMLVKVGYKKTTLIALAVGFLGVLVQWFSSKVNPESMIGGIGTNIIVYLLGAFICGFCVCMLNTVVNPMLNILGGGNRGNQLIQIGGTLNSLTGTATPFLVGVLIGTVTDKTAMSDVAPLLFIAMGVFALAFIIISFVKVPEPAQERKSVVFEHSPWKFRHCVLGIVAIFFYVGIEIGIPSQLNFFLADPNGKGAFAAGTAGAAAIGGAVAAMYWLLMMVGRAFSSAISGKVSTRAQMIFVSSVAIILIVLGIVLPKDILVSMPGYIAGQGFTMNQVPVTALLFVLCGLCTSLMWGGIFNLSVEGLGKYTEQASGLFMMMVVGGGVMPFLQDLIAKNVSYMTSYWLVVAMLAYLLFYAIWGCKNVNKDIPVE; encoded by the coding sequence ATGGAAAAGAAAAAAATAAACATTGTAGCGGTCGTGACGATGTGCTTCATCTTCGCGATGATCTCTTTCGTCACCAACATGGCCGCACCGTTCGGCAACATCTGGCAGGTCAAATATGAGTGGGCCGGCATGATGGGCAACATGATGAACTTCCTGGCCTATCTGTTCATGGGTATTCCAGCCGGCAAGATGCTGGTCAAGGTCGGTTACAAGAAGACCACCCTGATCGCCCTGGCCGTCGGCTTCCTCGGCGTGCTTGTCCAGTGGTTCTCCAGCAAGGTGAATCCGGAGTCCATGATCGGCGGTATCGGCACCAACATCATCGTCTATCTGCTCGGCGCGTTCATCTGCGGCTTCTGCGTCTGCATGCTCAACACCGTCGTCAATCCGATGCTCAACATCCTGGGCGGCGGCAACCGCGGCAACCAGCTCATCCAGATCGGCGGCACGCTCAACTCCCTGACCGGTACGGCCACGCCGTTCCTCGTCGGCGTGCTGATCGGCACCGTCACCGACAAGACCGCGATGTCCGACGTGGCACCGCTGCTCTTCATCGCGATGGGCGTGTTCGCCCTGGCGTTCATCATCATCTCCTTCGTCAAGGTTCCCGAACCGGCCCAGGAGCGCAAGTCCGTCGTTTTCGAGCACAGCCCGTGGAAGTTCCGCCACTGCGTACTCGGCATCGTCGCCATCTTCTTCTATGTCGGCATCGAGATCGGCATCCCTTCCCAGCTGAACTTCTTCCTGGCTGACCCGAACGGCAAGGGCGCCTTCGCCGCCGGCACGGCCGGTGCCGCCGCCATCGGTGGCGCCGTCGCCGCCATGTACTGGCTGCTCATGATGGTCGGCCGTGCGTTCAGCTCCGCGATCAGCGGCAAGGTCAGCACCCGCGCCCAGATGATCTTCGTGTCCTCCGTGGCCATCATCCTCATCGTCCTCGGCATCGTGCTTCCGAAGGACATCCTGGTCTCCATGCCGGGCTACATCGCCGGTCAGGGCTTCACGATGAACCAGGTTCCGGTCACGGCGCTCCTCTTCGTCCTCTGCGGTCTGTGCACGTCCCTGATGTGGGGCGGTATCTTCAACCTCTCCGTCGAGGGCCTCGGCAAATACACCGAGCAGGCTTCCGGCCTGTTCATGATGATGGTGGTCGGCGGCGGCGTCATGCCGTTCCTCCAGGACCTCATCGCCAAGAACGTCAGCTACATGACCTCCTACTGGCTGGTCGTCGCGATGCTCGCGTACCTCCTCTTCTACGCCATCTGGGGCTGCAAGAACGTCAACAAAGATATCCCTGTCGAATAA
- a CDS encoding Deoxyadenosine/deoxycytidine kinase, translated as MHIAIAGNIGSGKTTLTKMLAAHYGWIPKFESVDFNPYLSDFYEDMERWSFNLQIYFLNKRFKDVVEIAKTDDVIIQDRTIYEDARIFAPNLHDMGLMSTRDFENYTDLFDLMMSLVGNPDLLIYLRSSIPNLISQIQKRGREYEKSIRIDYLTGLNEKYENWIKDYDGNLLIIDADHIKFGNRPEDFEKVTDMIDAQLYGLFAPKEVQYGE; from the coding sequence ATGCATATAGCGATTGCAGGCAATATCGGCAGCGGCAAGACCACGCTCACCAAGATGCTGGCCGCGCACTACGGGTGGATCCCGAAGTTCGAATCTGTGGATTTCAATCCTTATCTGTCTGATTTCTATGAGGATATGGAACGCTGGTCGTTCAATCTCCAGATTTATTTCCTCAACAAGCGTTTCAAGGACGTGGTCGAGATCGCCAAGACCGACGACGTGATCATCCAGGACCGCACCATCTACGAGGACGCCCGCATCTTCGCTCCCAACCTCCACGACATGGGGCTGATGAGCACCCGCGACTTCGAGAACTACACCGACCTCTTCGACCTGATGATGTCGCTGGTCGGCAACCCGGACCTGCTGATCTACCTCCGTTCGAGCATCCCCAACCTCATCTCGCAGATCCAGAAGCGCGGCCGCGAATACGAGAAGAGCATCCGCATCGACTACCTGACCGGCCTCAACGAGAAGTACGAGAACTGGATCAAGGACTACGACGGCAATCTCCTCATCATCGACGCGGACCACATCAAGTTCGGCAACAGGCCCGAGGACTTCGAGAAGGTCACCGACATGATCGACGCCCAGCTCTACGGGCTCTTCGCGCCCAAGGAGGTCCAGTATGGCGAATAG
- a CDS encoding Uridine kinase: MTKIEAARTEYQDWCRAVGVDTLEKVNETLEAGKAIELINLCEARQERKYAQAADQIYWKRNRCRIVMMSGPSSSGKTSSSLRIAQQARVLGLKPKVIELDNYFVDREHTPIDEHGERDYEALAAMDVAFLNQQLNDLLEGKEVELPKFDFKEGHRVFTGKTLRLEDGDILFMEGIHALNPDLTPDIPRDRIFNIYISALSALPGGEKDHGSTTDKRLLRRIVRDNRTRGISPEDNILRWPSVRRGEIRNIFPYEENANIVFNSSTLYDIPLLKYYAEPLLCGISESSPAYAKAQSLLHFLEIVRALKPSEIAAIPPTSIMREFIGGQTL, translated from the coding sequence ATGACCAAGATTGAAGCTGCAAGAACGGAGTATCAGGACTGGTGCCGCGCCGTGGGCGTGGACACCCTCGAAAAAGTCAACGAGACCCTCGAGGCCGGCAAGGCCATCGAGCTGATCAACCTCTGTGAGGCCCGCCAGGAGCGCAAATACGCGCAGGCGGCGGACCAGATCTACTGGAAACGCAACCGCTGCCGCATCGTGATGATGTCGGGGCCGTCTTCGAGCGGCAAGACGAGCTCCTCGCTGCGCATCGCGCAGCAGGCGCGCGTGCTCGGCCTCAAACCCAAGGTGATCGAGCTGGACAACTATTTCGTGGACCGCGAGCACACCCCGATCGACGAGCACGGCGAGCGCGACTACGAGGCGCTGGCCGCGATGGACGTCGCGTTCCTGAACCAGCAGCTCAACGACCTGCTGGAGGGCAAGGAAGTGGAGCTTCCGAAGTTCGATTTCAAGGAGGGGCACCGCGTCTTCACCGGCAAGACGCTGCGCCTGGAGGACGGCGACATCCTCTTCATGGAGGGCATCCACGCCCTCAATCCGGACCTGACGCCGGACATCCCGCGCGACCGCATCTTCAACATCTACATCTCCGCCCTCTCGGCCCTGCCGGGCGGCGAGAAGGACCACGGCTCCACCACGGACAAGCGTCTGTTGCGCCGCATCGTGCGCGACAACCGCACCCGCGGCATCTCCCCGGAGGACAACATCCTCCGCTGGCCGTCCGTGCGTCGCGGCGAGATCCGCAATATCTTCCCTTACGAGGAGAACGCCAACATCGTGTTCAACTCCTCCACGCTCTATGACATCCCCCTGCTGAAATACTACGCAGAGCCGCTCCTGTGCGGCATCAGCGAGTCTTCGCCGGCCTACGCCAAGGCACAGTCGCTGCTGCACTTCCTGGAGATTGTCCGCGCCCTCAAGCCGTCCGAGATCGCGGCCATCCCGCCGACCTCGATCATGAGAGAGTTTATCGGCGGCCAGACGCTGTAA
- a CDS encoding penicillin-binding protein 1C — protein sequence MKDKVRKYLLISIPFALIVWYLFCLPGKLFRVPLSATLVAEDGTLLGARISSGGQWYFPPSDHVPDKFARCIVACEDKRFWWHLGIDYLSAGRALVQNVTRGEVVSGASTLTMQVIRLSRPGAPRTLPEKLYEMVLATRLEMRCTKRKILLLYASNAPFGGNVVGLEAAAWRYFGRSADDLSWGESAMLAVLPNAPGLIHPGRGRERLLAKRNALLDKLQAKGYIDETECLLAKDEPLPEKPLPMPDEAYHLLERCRREAGDGPSATTLDASLQTAVGAVVKRHFDNYHTNLVDNMGVLVVDVHTGKVRAYWGNTRGCAPRLRGVDVDMVPAARSSGSTLKPLLYAAMLDAGEILPTSLVKDTPYNYNNFSPHNYGRTFDGAVPAHEVIERSLNVPSVRMLEQYGAERFLGVLRAMGFDTVDKDADHYGLSLILGGAEISLETLARAYYYLAAELAGDPVYEDLAYLADADRERLPARRIPISRAAAYLTFDALSNANRPEEEASWMDFATGRRIAWKTGTSWGNRDAWSVGVNRDWVVAVWVGNSDGEGRAGVTGVSYASPVMFDVFSALPGAAWFARPTEGMTQVEVCHQSGFPASDLCPQRDTVWVPDVEEQPGMCRYHRLVHLDAGGRYQVNTSCCPPEQMRAEVRFVLPPAQEWYYMKKHLDYRPLPPKHPLFDAASSGQNPIEIIYPQPDITIVLTRGLSGAQNGAVFRAAHADPAATLYWHIDDAFVGETAGEHELRVDPAPGMHRLTLIDEQGARRSILFTVK from the coding sequence GTGAAGGACAAAGTTAGAAAATATCTTTTGATTTCGATTCCGTTCGCTCTGATAGTTTGGTATCTGTTCTGTCTGCCAGGCAAGCTCTTCAGGGTCCCTTTGTCCGCAACGCTCGTCGCCGAGGACGGTACCCTGCTGGGTGCCCGGATTTCCTCCGGCGGCCAGTGGTACTTTCCGCCTTCGGACCATGTGCCCGATAAATTCGCCCGCTGCATCGTCGCCTGCGAGGACAAGCGCTTCTGGTGGCATCTCGGCATCGACTACCTGTCCGCCGGGCGCGCCCTGGTGCAGAACGTCACGCGCGGCGAGGTGGTCAGCGGCGCCAGCACGCTCACGATGCAGGTGATCCGCCTGAGCCGGCCCGGCGCGCCGCGCACCCTCCCCGAGAAGCTCTACGAGATGGTGCTCGCCACGCGCCTGGAGATGCGCTGTACCAAGCGCAAGATCCTGCTCCTGTATGCCTCCAACGCCCCTTTCGGGGGCAATGTCGTCGGCCTGGAAGCGGCCGCCTGGCGCTATTTCGGGCGCAGCGCGGACGACCTTTCCTGGGGCGAGAGCGCGATGCTCGCCGTGCTCCCCAACGCCCCGGGCCTGATCCATCCCGGCCGGGGGCGGGAGCGCCTGCTCGCCAAGCGCAACGCGCTGCTGGACAAGCTGCAGGCGAAGGGGTACATCGATGAGACGGAATGCCTCCTGGCCAAGGACGAGCCCCTGCCGGAGAAGCCGCTCCCGATGCCCGACGAGGCCTACCACCTGCTGGAGCGCTGCCGGCGCGAGGCGGGCGACGGCCCCAGCGCCACGACGCTGGACGCGTCGCTCCAGACGGCCGTAGGCGCCGTCGTGAAGCGCCATTTTGACAATTATCATACCAATCTGGTGGACAACATGGGCGTGCTGGTCGTGGACGTCCACACCGGCAAGGTCCGCGCCTACTGGGGAAATACGCGCGGCTGCGCGCCCCGGCTGCGCGGCGTCGACGTGGACATGGTCCCCGCCGCGCGCTCCAGCGGCAGCACCCTCAAGCCGCTCCTCTATGCAGCGATGCTGGATGCGGGCGAGATCCTGCCCACCTCGCTGGTCAAGGATACGCCCTACAACTACAACAATTTCTCCCCGCACAACTACGGCCGCACCTTCGACGGGGCCGTGCCCGCGCACGAGGTGATCGAGCGCTCGCTCAACGTGCCTTCCGTGCGGATGCTGGAGCAGTATGGCGCGGAGCGCTTCCTCGGCGTCCTGCGGGCGATGGGCTTTGACACCGTCGACAAGGATGCCGACCACTACGGTCTCTCGCTCATCCTGGGCGGTGCGGAGATCTCCCTGGAGACGCTCGCCCGCGCCTATTACTACCTTGCGGCGGAGCTTGCCGGAGATCCTGTCTATGAGGATCTTGCCTACCTGGCGGACGCGGACCGCGAGCGCCTGCCCGCCCGGCGCATCCCGATCAGCCGCGCGGCGGCATACCTGACCTTCGACGCCTTGTCCAACGCCAACCGGCCGGAGGAGGAGGCGTCCTGGATGGACTTCGCCACCGGGCGCAGGATTGCCTGGAAGACGGGTACGAGCTGGGGCAACCGCGACGCGTGGAGCGTGGGCGTGAACCGCGACTGGGTGGTCGCGGTGTGGGTGGGCAACAGCGACGGCGAGGGCCGCGCCGGCGTGACGGGCGTCTCCTACGCCTCGCCCGTGATGTTCGACGTGTTCTCGGCCCTGCCGGGCGCCGCCTGGTTCGCGCGTCCCACCGAAGGGATGACGCAGGTCGAGGTCTGCCACCAGAGCGGCTTCCCCGCGAGCGACCTCTGCCCGCAGCGCGACACCGTCTGGGTGCCCGACGTGGAGGAGCAGCCCGGGATGTGCCGCTACCACCGCCTGGTCCACCTGGATGCCGGGGGGCGCTATCAGGTCAACACCAGCTGCTGCCCGCCGGAGCAGATGCGCGCCGAGGTGCGTTTCGTGCTCCCGCCCGCGCAGGAGTGGTATTATATGAAGAAACATCTGGACTACCGGCCGCTGCCGCCGAAGCATCCGCTCTTCGACGCGGCCTCGTCGGGCCAGAATCCCATTGAGATCATCTATCCCCAGCCCGACATCACGATCGTGCTGACGCGCGGCCTGTCCGGCGCGCAGAACGGCGCGGTGTTCCGCGCCGCGCACGCCGACCCCGCTGCGACGCTCTACTGGCACATCGACGACGCGTTCGTGGGGGAGACCGCGGGCGAGCATGAGCTGCGGGTCGATCCGGCGCCGGGCATGCACCGGCTCACGCTGATCGACGAGCAGGGCGCGCGGCGTTCCATCCTGTTCACCGTCAAGTAA
- a CDS encoding Deoxyadenosine/deoxycytidine kinase — MHIGIAGNIGSGKTTLTRKLAEHYGWIPKYESVTFNPYLEDYYKDISRWSYNLETYFLAQRFQDLLDISKSSEVIIQDRTILEGVEIFVANNHDMGNLSDRDYDTYMQLFRLMMSLVSPPDLLIYLRCSVPHLVGQIQKRGREYEQSMSLDYLGGLNERYEEWIGRYKGRLLVIDADRLDFEGSPEDFSFITDKIDAELYGLFK, encoded by the coding sequence ATGCACATCGGAATAGCAGGCAATATCGGCAGCGGGAAGACCACGCTCACGCGCAAACTGGCTGAACATTACGGCTGGATTCCCAAATACGAGTCCGTGACCTTCAATCCCTATCTGGAAGACTACTACAAGGATATCTCCCGCTGGTCCTACAACCTCGAGACCTATTTCCTGGCGCAGCGTTTCCAGGACCTGCTGGACATTTCCAAGTCGTCCGAGGTCATCATCCAGGACCGCACCATCCTCGAGGGCGTGGAGATCTTCGTGGCCAACAACCACGACATGGGCAACCTTTCCGACCGGGACTACGACACCTACATGCAGCTGTTCCGCCTGATGATGTCGCTGGTCAGCCCGCCCGACCTGCTGATCTACCTGCGCTGCAGCGTCCCGCACCTGGTGGGGCAGATCCAGAAGCGCGGCCGGGAATACGAGCAGTCGATGAGCCTGGACTATCTGGGCGGCCTGAACGAGCGCTACGAGGAGTGGATCGGCCGCTACAAGGGGCGCCTGCTGGTCATCGACGCGGACCGCCTGGACTTCGAGGGGAGTCCGGAGGATTTCTCTTTCATAACGGACAAGATTGACGCGGAACTCTACGGGCTTTTTAAATAA
- a CDS encoding glucokinase, which translates to MSKQYVVGIDIGGQTSKLGVVDARGDVLSQTVIRTDTFGRDADAYIAALAEAVKSCVAQADMTMDDIRGIGVGAPNGNYYTGEVAFAPNLAWAADQAVPLSKKLSEACGVPVSLTNDANAAAVGEMAYGAARGMKNFIMITLGTGVGSGIVVDGKVLYGHDGFAGELGHTCVVRNNGRTCGCGKTGCLEAYCSAMGIARTAREWLEASGQPTPLRDLQNITSKDIYDAAKQGDNFSLRLFEYTGTLLGQSFADFVAFSAPEAIVLFGGLARAKEFLYEPMRRAMEENLLKIWKGKVKIIFSQLKESDAAILGASALAWEL; encoded by the coding sequence ATGTCCAAACAGTATGTAGTCGGTATCGACATCGGAGGCCAGACCTCCAAGCTCGGCGTCGTGGACGCCCGTGGCGATGTCCTTTCCCAGACCGTGATCCGCACGGACACCTTCGGCCGCGACGCGGACGCCTATATCGCCGCGCTCGCCGAGGCCGTCAAGTCCTGCGTCGCGCAGGCAGACATGACCATGGACGACATCCGCGGCATCGGTGTGGGTGCTCCCAACGGCAATTATTACACCGGAGAGGTGGCTTTCGCCCCCAATCTCGCGTGGGCGGCCGACCAGGCCGTCCCCCTCTCGAAGAAGCTTTCCGAGGCCTGCGGCGTCCCCGTGTCCCTGACCAACGACGCCAATGCGGCGGCGGTGGGCGAGATGGCCTACGGCGCGGCGCGCGGCATGAAGAATTTCATCATGATCACCCTCGGCACCGGCGTCGGCAGCGGCATCGTCGTGGACGGCAAGGTGCTCTACGGCCATGACGGTTTCGCCGGCGAGCTCGGCCACACCTGCGTGGTGCGCAACAACGGCCGCACCTGCGGCTGCGGCAAGACGGGCTGCCTCGAGGCCTATTGCTCCGCGATGGGCATCGCCCGCACGGCCCGCGAGTGGCTCGAGGCCTCCGGCCAGCCGACCCCGCTGCGCGACCTGCAGAACATCACCTCCAAGGATATCTACGATGCGGCCAAGCAGGGCGACAACTTCTCCCTGCGCCTGTTCGAATACACCGGCACGCTGCTCGGCCAGAGCTTCGCGGACTTCGTGGCGTTCAGCGCCCCGGAGGCCATCGTGCTCTTCGGCGGCCTCGCCCGCGCCAAGGAGTTCCTCTACGAGCCGATGCGGCGCGCGATGGAGGAGAACCTCCTCAAGATCTGGAAGGGCAAGGTCAAGATCATCTTCTCCCAGCTCAAGGAGTCCGACGCCGCCATCCTCGGCGCCTCGGCCCTCGCGTGGGAACTGTAA